Sequence from the Cuniculiplasma divulgatum genome:
ACCACTTTACGGATCCTGCAGATCAGGTTTTTTACCACACCTGAAGACTGCCGGAACCAGATACATTGGTTTCCCTCCCGAAAGCAGCGGGAAAGGCTGCGTGATTTACTGCCGGAATAGTTGCCCTGAACCTGTTGGGAGAATGCGGATCCATGGTTAACCTGAGTTTCAGTTCATCATCCCGTATGTTCTCCCGCCACACCTGAGCCCAGGACAGAAAGAATCTCTGCTCCGGCGTGAAACCATCCACGTTCACTCTTCTCTCAGGATGCCGTTTCAGGTGCCTCTGCAATGCTTCAAATGCAATGCTGACGCCACCAAGGTCAGCAATGTTTTCACCAAGCGTCAGCCTGCCATTAACCTTCATTCCAGGAAGTGCTTCAAGGGCGCCATAGGTTTCAACAACATTCTCGGCAAGTTCTTCAAATCTCCTTGAATCTTCTGGCGTCCACCAGTCCATTATATTACCATTGTCGTCGTATTTCCTCCCCTGATCATCGAATCCATGGGTAATTTCGTGCGATATAACGGCACCTACAGCTCCATAGTTGACAGCATCGTCCATCTCAGGATCAAAATACGGCGGCTGCAGGATTCCAGCTGGAAACACAATTTCATTGTCTGGTGGCGAATAGTATGCATTCACTGTTGGAGGGGTCATCATCCACTCATCAGGGTCAACGCTCCTTCCTACCCTTGTCATCTGCCGTTTCATCTCAAAGGAGGCTGATCTGCGAACGTTACCCAGATAGTCATCCGGTTTTATGGTTATGGAAGAATAGTCCCTGAATTTCTTTGGATTTCCTATCTTCACCCTAAGCTTCCCGAATTTCTTTAATGCCAGTTCCCTTGTGCTGTACCCCATCCAGGTAATTCTTTTCAGCCTATCTGAGAATACGCTGCTTATATCAGAAATGAGCTCTGCCATTTTCTGTCGTGATTCCTCTGTGAAATATCTTTCAACATAGAGTTTTCCAAGGGATTCACCCAGACACGCATCTATGATGTTGACTGCTCTTTTCCATCTGGGCTCTATGGAAGGTTGACCCCTTATCTTGCGGCCATACATGTTGAAATGCATTTCCTCTGCTTCCCTGAAAAGGTACGGAAGGGAACTGTTGATCACGTTCCACTTCATATAAAGTGCAAGGTCGGCATTTTCGGATCGGGAGACAAGAGAATCGATCTCATCCAGGAATTCCGGCTGGCCGACCACAACGTATTCCGTGTTTCCTGCGCCCAATGCATTCAGATAGGTACTGAATCCCAGATGGGGATATTTTTGGGAAAGCTCCTGAACAGACATTCTGTTGTAATTTTTTTCAGGATCTCGGAGATCCACCCTGCTTCTGGATTCCCTGGCCATTCTGGTCTCCAGATTGACTACGGTTTCCGCATATTTCCCCGATGTTTCTTCATCCTCTCCATAAAGGGTGAAAACCTTCTGTACGTAGTCACGGAATTCCCTCCTCAGTTGTGAGAAAGTCTCTGAAAGGTAGTATTCCCTGTCCGGAAGCGATAATCCGCCCTGGTAAATATAGAGCGCATACACAGAACTGTTCTTTTCATCAGCCTGGGAGTAAGCATAGAAGAATGGAAATATCCCCATGGAGTGAATCTGGGCAAGGATTAATGGCAGTGTTTTCTTCAGATCCTGCGACGGGATAAGGTTCATATATTTCTGGATAGGCTGGAACCTGAGTTTTTCAATTACAACGGTATCCATTGCGGATTCATAAAAGTCCGTGAGCTGCTTCCTCTCCTTTCCGGATTGGTTTTCTTCAAGCAATTTTCGCAGTCTTTTCATGTTCAGTTCATAGAGCTCAGAAAAGGCACCCCATTCTGATCTGTCCTCCGGAATTGGATGATCTCTGATCCACTTCCCGTTAGCATATGTGAAGAAATCAGAAAATGGGTCAGTTTCTTTCATCATGAATGATGTTGAAAATCCTATGGATTCCTCATCTTTGGCGGTATCATTTCCGTTCACATCGTGATTTACGCTCTTACCTTTCATGGATTCCTTATATCTTCAGGCTATTAACCTGATTCCTTTGCATGCATATCTGCGGAGGTTTGATGTCCGGAGTTTTGGGAAATAATTGCACCAGGTTCAGGATCTGGACTTGATCTTCCTAGTTGAAATCTCTTCTACCTTGTCCATGAATTTTTTCAGGGCGCTTCCTGCGGGGATATCGGGGTTCAATCCCTGAGACTGCCAGTATTTTTTAAAGAAATACTGCAGGTTGAAAGTATCGGGACTCATGTAGTCAAGATTCATTAAAACAAAGTTTGTCATATCGGCAGCGACCTCTTCCGGGTTTCTGTCAGGAATTGTACCTTGCGGCAGGCCTGCTCCCTGGGGCAGTTTGGATGCGGAAGCAGATTTTTCAGAGCCAGTAACCGAGGATCTCACAAAGAGATGCACGAAACCATTCTGCAGGAATGCTATCTCTTCATGTTCAGCGGGGGCCTGGCTGGGAGCTCCAGAGGAGCTGGACGAAACATAGTGGTACAGAATGGGAGAGTGTTCGCTCATTATTGTTTCCACGAACTTTGAGGGATCGTCCCCCTTCCAGATGAGAATCTGGTTGAATGTACCCATTATGCTGTTCTGCAGAGGGTATATCCTGACCTTTTCCCCCAGATCAGCAATGAGTTTTGAGATATCGGATGTCATGAATGTACGTTAGTAATTATTGGATTAATACATTCCCCTACACTGCTAGATTTCATCTCGAAGAAGCAAATGT
This genomic interval carries:
- a CDS encoding M13 family metallopeptidase, producing MKGKSVNHDVNGNDTAKDEESIGFSTSFMMKETDPFSDFFTYANGKWIRDHPIPEDRSEWGAFSELYELNMKRLRKLLEENQSGKERKQLTDFYESAMDTVVIEKLRFQPIQKYMNLIPSQDLKKTLPLILAQIHSMGIFPFFYAYSQADEKNSSVYALYIYQGGLSLPDREYYLSETFSQLRREFRDYVQKVFTLYGEDEETSGKYAETVVNLETRMARESRSRVDLRDPEKNYNRMSVQELSQKYPHLGFSTYLNALGAGNTEYVVVGQPEFLDEIDSLVSRSENADLALYMKWNVINSSLPYLFREAEEMHFNMYGRKIRGQPSIEPRWKRAVNIIDACLGESLGKLYVERYFTEESRQKMAELISDISSVFSDRLKRITWMGYSTRELALKKFGKLRVKIGNPKKFRDYSSITIKPDDYLGNVRRSASFEMKRQMTRVGRSVDPDEWMMTPPTVNAYYSPPDNEIVFPAGILQPPYFDPEMDDAVNYGAVGAVISHEITHGFDDQGRKYDDNGNIMDWWTPEDSRRFEELAENVVETYGALEALPGMKVNGRLTLGENIADLGGVSIAFEALQRHLKRHPERRVNVDGFTPEQRFFLSWAQVWRENIRDDELKLRLTMDPHSPNRFRATIPAVNHAAFPAAFGRETNVSGSGSLQVW